The Streptomyces achromogenes genome window below encodes:
- the tkt gene encoding transketolase, which produces MSTKPTTTDLEWTELDQRAVDTARVLAADAVQKVGNGHPGTAMSLAPAAYTLFQKVMRHDPADADWVGRDRFVLSAGHSSLTLYTQLYLAGFGLELDDLKAFRTWGSKTPGHPEYGHTTGVETTTGPLGQGVANAVGMAMAARYERGLFDPDAPAGESPFDHFVYAIAGDGCLQEGISAEASSLAGHQKLGNLVLLWDDNHISIEGDTETAVSEDTVKRYEAYGWHVQRVAPKPDGDLDPHALYDAIEAAKLVTDKPSFIAMRSIIAWPAPNAQNTEAAHGSALGDDEVAATKRVLGFDPEQSFEVADEVIAHTRGALDRGQAARAVWEKSFQQWRDNNPERAAEFDRVAAGELPAGWEEKLPVFEPGKGVATRAASGKVLQALGAVIPELWGGSADLAGSNNTTIDKTSSFLPEGNPLPEASPYGRTVHFGIREHSMAAEMNGIALHGNTRVYGGTFLVFSDYMRNAVRLSALMHVPVTYVWTHDSIGLGEDGPTHQPVEHLASLRAIPGLNVVRPADANETAIAWREILKRWTKVFGKGAPHGLVLTRQGVPTYEPNEDTAKGGYILFEASTGTPEVILLATGSEVHVAVEARERLEADGVPTRVVSMPSVEWFEEQDQGYRDSVLPPSVRARVSVEAGIGLTWHKYVGDAGRIVSLEHFGASADGKVLFQEYGFTAENVAAKARESLAAAQR; this is translated from the coding sequence GTGAGCACCAAGCCGACCACCACAGACCTCGAGTGGACCGAGCTGGACCAGCGGGCCGTGGACACCGCCCGCGTCCTGGCCGCCGACGCCGTACAGAAGGTCGGCAACGGCCATCCCGGTACGGCGATGAGCCTGGCGCCTGCCGCGTACACCCTCTTCCAGAAGGTGATGCGACACGACCCGGCGGACGCCGACTGGGTAGGCCGCGACCGCTTCGTGCTGTCCGCCGGCCACTCGTCCCTGACGCTGTACACCCAGCTGTACCTGGCCGGCTTCGGCCTGGAACTGGACGATCTGAAGGCCTTCCGCACCTGGGGCTCGAAGACCCCTGGGCACCCGGAGTACGGCCACACCACGGGCGTCGAGACGACGACCGGCCCGCTGGGCCAGGGTGTCGCCAACGCCGTGGGCATGGCGATGGCCGCGCGCTACGAGCGCGGTCTGTTCGACCCCGACGCCCCGGCCGGCGAATCGCCGTTCGACCACTTCGTCTACGCCATCGCCGGTGACGGCTGCCTCCAGGAGGGCATCTCCGCCGAGGCGTCCTCGCTGGCCGGCCACCAGAAGCTCGGCAACCTGGTCCTGCTGTGGGACGACAACCACATCTCGATCGAGGGCGACACCGAGACGGCCGTGTCCGAGGACACGGTCAAGCGCTACGAGGCGTACGGCTGGCACGTGCAGCGGGTCGCCCCCAAGCCGGACGGCGACCTGGACCCGCACGCCCTGTACGACGCCATCGAGGCCGCGAAGCTGGTGACGGACAAGCCGTCCTTCATCGCGATGCGCTCGATCATCGCCTGGCCCGCCCCGAACGCGCAGAACACCGAGGCCGCGCACGGCTCGGCGCTCGGCGACGACGAGGTCGCCGCGACCAAGCGCGTCCTGGGCTTCGACCCGGAGCAGTCCTTCGAGGTCGCGGACGAGGTCATCGCCCACACCCGCGGCGCCCTGGACCGCGGCCAGGCGGCCCGCGCCGTGTGGGAGAAGTCGTTCCAGCAGTGGCGGGACAACAACCCCGAGCGCGCCGCCGAGTTCGACCGCGTCGCCGCGGGCGAGCTGCCCGCCGGCTGGGAGGAGAAGCTCCCGGTCTTCGAGCCCGGCAAGGGCGTCGCCACCCGTGCCGCGTCCGGCAAGGTGCTCCAGGCGCTCGGCGCGGTCATCCCCGAGCTGTGGGGCGGTTCCGCCGACCTCGCCGGCTCCAACAACACCACCATCGACAAGACGTCGTCGTTCCTCCCCGAGGGCAACCCGCTGCCCGAGGCGAGCCCGTACGGCCGCACGGTCCACTTCGGCATCCGCGAGCACTCCATGGCCGCGGAGATGAACGGCATCGCGCTGCACGGCAACACGCGCGTCTACGGCGGCACGTTCCTCGTGTTCTCCGACTACATGCGCAACGCCGTCCGGCTCTCTGCCCTGATGCACGTGCCGGTCACCTACGTGTGGACGCACGACTCCATCGGTCTCGGCGAGGACGGCCCCACCCACCAGCCGGTCGAGCACCTCGCGTCGCTGCGCGCGATCCCCGGCCTGAACGTGGTCCGCCCGGCCGACGCCAACGAGACCGCGATCGCCTGGCGCGAGATCCTCAAGCGCTGGACGAAGGTCTTCGGCAAGGGCGCCCCGCACGGCCTGGTCCTCACCCGTCAGGGCGTGCCGACCTACGAACCCAACGAGGACACCGCCAAGGGCGGCTACATCCTCTTCGAGGCCTCCACGGGAACGCCGGAGGTGATCCTGCTCGCGACCGGCTCCGAGGTGCACGTCGCCGTCGAGGCGCGCGAGCGGCTGGAAGCCGACGGAGTGCCCACCCGGGTGGTCTCCATGCCGTCCGTGGAGTGGTTCGAGGAGCAGGACCAGGGGTACCGGGACAGCGTCCTGCCCCCGTCCGTCAGGGCCCGCGTGTCGGTCGAGGCCGGTATCGGCCTCACCTGGCACAAGTACGTCGGCGACGCCGGCCGCATCGTTTCCCTGGAGCACTTCGGTGCTTCCGCCGACGGCAAGGTCCTCTTCCAGGAGTACGGCTTCACTGCCGAGAACGTGGCGGCCAAGGCGCGGGAATCCCTCGCCGCCGCCCAGCGCTGA
- the tal gene encoding transaldolase gives MTDALKRLSEEGVAIWLDDLSRKRITSGNLAELIDQQHVVGVTTNPSIFQKAISQGDGYDHQLSDLAARGVTVEEAIRMITTADVRDAADILRPVFDATGGQDGRVSIEVDPRLAHHTKPTVAEAKQLAWLVDRPNTLIKIPATMGGLPAITEVIGLGISVNVTLIFSLERYRQVMDAYLSGLEQAKERGLDLSKIHSVASFFVSRVDTEIDKRLDALGTDEAKAARGKAGLANARLAYQAYEEVFAGERWAALEKAGANKQRPLWASTGVKDPAYKDTLYVDDLVAPNTVNTMPEATLFAAEDHGSITGNTVAGTYEQARAEIDAVEKLGISYDEVVQLLEDEGVEKFEASWNDLLKSTEAELQRLAPSEG, from the coding sequence ATGACAGACGCACTCAAGCGCCTCTCCGAGGAGGGCGTCGCGATCTGGCTGGACGACCTGTCGCGCAAGCGGATCACGTCCGGCAACCTCGCCGAGCTGATCGACCAGCAGCACGTCGTGGGCGTCACCACCAACCCGTCGATCTTCCAGAAGGCGATCTCCCAGGGCGACGGCTACGACCATCAGCTCTCCGACCTCGCCGCCCGCGGGGTCACGGTCGAAGAGGCCATCCGCATGATCACGACGGCGGACGTCCGTGACGCCGCCGACATCCTGCGCCCGGTCTTCGACGCCACCGGCGGCCAGGACGGCCGGGTGTCCATCGAGGTGGACCCGCGCCTCGCGCACCACACCAAGCCGACGGTCGCCGAGGCCAAGCAGCTCGCGTGGCTGGTCGACCGCCCCAACACGCTGATCAAGATCCCGGCCACCATGGGCGGCCTGCCGGCCATCACCGAGGTCATCGGCCTGGGCATCAGCGTCAACGTCACGCTGATCTTCTCGCTGGAGCGCTACCGCCAGGTCATGGACGCCTACCTGTCCGGCCTGGAGCAGGCCAAGGAGCGCGGCCTGGACCTGTCGAAGATCCACTCCGTGGCGTCCTTCTTCGTGTCCCGCGTGGACACCGAGATCGACAAGCGCCTCGACGCGCTCGGCACCGACGAGGCCAAGGCCGCCCGCGGCAAGGCCGGACTCGCCAACGCGCGCCTCGCCTACCAGGCGTACGAGGAGGTCTTCGCCGGCGAGCGCTGGGCCGCGCTGGAGAAGGCGGGCGCCAACAAGCAGCGTCCGCTGTGGGCCTCCACCGGCGTGAAGGACCCCGCGTACAAGGACACCCTGTACGTGGACGACCTGGTCGCCCCGAACACGGTGAACACCATGCCGGAGGCGACCCTGTTCGCCGCCGAGGACCACGGCTCGATCACCGGCAACACCGTCGCCGGCACCTACGAGCAGGCCCGCGCCGAGATCGACGCCGTCGAGAAGCTCGGCATCTCCTACGACGAGGTGGTCCAGCTCCTCGAGGACGAGGGCGTCGAGAAGTTCGAGGCGTCCTGGAACGACCTGCTCAAGTCGACCGAGGCGGAGCTCCAGCGCCTCGCCCCCTCGGAGGGCTGA
- the zwf gene encoding glucose-6-phosphate dehydrogenase, translating into MSSSNPLRDPADRRLPRIAGPSGLVIFGVTGDLSRKKLMPAVYDLANRGLLPPGFSLVGFARREWEHEDFAQEVHDAVKEHARTPFREEVWQQLVQGMRFVQGTFDDDEAFERLRATIDELDRAQGTGGNFAFYLSVPPRSFPVVIKQLKKHGLADQQNGSWRRAVIEKPFGHDLASAEELNKVVHEVFGSDQVFRIDHYLGKETVQNILALRFANTMFEPIWNRSFVDHVQITMAEDIGIGGRAGYYDGIGAARDVIQNHLLQLMALTAMEEPASFDADALAAEKTKVLGAVRLPKDLGRDTVRGQYAAGWQGGEKAVGYLEEDGIDPKSKTDTYAAVKLGVDNRRWAGVPFYLRTGKRLGRRVTEIAVVFQRAPHSPFDSTATEELGANAIVIRVQPDEGITVRFGSKVPGTSMEIRDVSMDFAYGESFTESSPEAYERLILDVLLGDSNLFPRTEEVELSWKILDPIEQYWDKNGRPAQYPSGTWGPVEADEMLERDGRSWRRP; encoded by the coding sequence TTGTCGAGCAGCAACCCGCTGCGTGACCCCGCCGACCGACGGCTCCCGCGTATCGCGGGGCCGTCGGGCCTGGTCATCTTCGGCGTCACGGGCGATTTGTCCCGGAAGAAGCTCATGCCCGCCGTGTACGACCTCGCCAACCGGGGTCTGCTGCCGCCGGGTTTCTCCCTGGTGGGCTTCGCCCGCCGGGAGTGGGAGCACGAGGACTTCGCGCAGGAGGTCCACGACGCCGTCAAGGAGCACGCCCGCACGCCCTTCCGCGAGGAGGTCTGGCAGCAGCTCGTCCAGGGCATGCGCTTCGTGCAGGGCACCTTCGACGACGACGAGGCGTTCGAGCGGCTGCGCGCGACGATCGACGAACTGGACCGGGCCCAGGGCACGGGCGGCAACTTCGCCTTCTACCTCTCGGTGCCACCGCGTTCCTTCCCGGTGGTCATCAAGCAGCTGAAGAAGCACGGGCTGGCCGACCAGCAGAACGGCTCCTGGCGGCGCGCGGTCATCGAAAAGCCCTTCGGTCACGACCTCGCCTCGGCCGAGGAGCTCAACAAGGTCGTCCACGAGGTCTTCGGCTCGGACCAGGTCTTCCGCATCGACCACTACCTGGGCAAGGAGACCGTCCAGAACATCCTGGCGCTCCGCTTCGCGAACACGATGTTCGAGCCGATCTGGAACCGGTCCTTCGTGGACCATGTGCAGATCACCATGGCCGAGGACATCGGCATCGGCGGCCGGGCCGGCTACTACGACGGCATCGGCGCCGCCCGTGACGTCATCCAGAACCACCTGCTCCAGCTGATGGCGCTGACCGCCATGGAGGAGCCCGCCTCCTTCGACGCGGACGCGCTGGCCGCGGAGAAGACCAAGGTGCTCGGCGCCGTCCGGCTGCCGAAGGACCTGGGCCGCGACACCGTGCGCGGTCAGTACGCGGCCGGCTGGCAGGGCGGCGAGAAGGCCGTCGGCTATCTCGAAGAGGACGGCATCGACCCCAAGTCGAAGACCGACACCTACGCGGCAGTCAAGCTGGGCGTGGACAACCGCCGTTGGGCGGGCGTCCCGTTCTACCTGCGCACCGGCAAGCGGCTCGGCCGGCGGGTGACCGAGATCGCGGTCGTCTTCCAGCGGGCCCCGCACTCCCCCTTCGACTCCACGGCCACCGAGGAGCTCGGGGCGAACGCCATCGTCATCCGGGTCCAGCCGGACGAGGGGATCACGGTCCGCTTCGGCTCCAAGGTGCCCGGCACCTCCATGGAGATCCGGGACGTGTCGATGGACTTCGCCTACGGCGAGTCCTTCACCGAGTCCTCGCCCGAGGCGTACGAGCGGCTGATCCTGGACGTGCTGCTGGGCGACTCGAACCTCTTCCCCCGCACCGAGGAGGTCGAGCTGTCCTGGAAGATCCTCGACCCGATCGAGCAGTACTGGGACAAGAACGGCAGGCCCGCGCAGTACCCGTCGGGCACCTGGGGGCCGGTCGAGGCCGACGAGATGCTCGAGCGAGACGGACGGAGCTGGCGCCGGCCATGA
- the opcA gene encoding glucose-6-phosphate dehydrogenase assembly protein OpcA, with the protein MKTDLTDTTASKINKALVQGRRAIGTPAVGMVLTLVVVTDEENAYDALKAANDASHEHPSRTLVVIKRVSRSPRGRTQSRLDAEVRLGADAGSGETVILRLYGEVSDHAQSVVLPLLLPDAPVVVWWSVDAPRDPAGDPLGALGQRRVTDSYTAEKPVDELRSRAESYEPGDTDLAWARITPWRSMLAAALDQVSCEIVSAEVAGEESNPSVELLAMWLADRLHVHVRRAVSAGPGLTQVRMETTGGPITLHRSDGAMATLALPGQPDRAVALKRRETSELLAEELRRLDPDDTYASALRFGVDRLGGLQSAAERVAERAEAASQPPPSLPVRAVAEPAAAGRDSGPAAPAAPATASPGSGDGDRPSPAQMPPVRKADQQ; encoded by the coding sequence ATGAAAACGGACCTCACGGACACCACTGCCAGCAAGATCAACAAGGCGCTGGTGCAGGGCCGCCGTGCGATAGGCACACCCGCCGTCGGCATGGTGCTCACCCTCGTCGTCGTCACGGACGAGGAGAACGCCTACGACGCCCTGAAGGCCGCCAACGACGCGTCGCACGAGCACCCCTCGCGCACGCTCGTGGTCATCAAGCGCGTCTCCCGCTCCCCCCGGGGCCGCACCCAGTCCCGCCTCGACGCCGAGGTGCGCCTCGGCGCGGACGCCGGCAGCGGCGAGACGGTCATCCTCCGGCTGTACGGCGAGGTGTCCGACCACGCCCAGTCCGTCGTGCTGCCGCTGCTGCTGCCGGACGCGCCCGTGGTGGTCTGGTGGTCGGTGGACGCTCCGCGCGACCCGGCGGGCGACCCGCTGGGCGCCCTGGGCCAGCGCCGGGTCACCGACAGCTACACGGCGGAGAAGCCCGTCGACGAGCTGCGTTCCCGCGCCGAGAGCTACGAGCCGGGCGACACCGACCTGGCGTGGGCCCGGATCACTCCGTGGCGTTCCATGCTGGCCGCCGCACTCGACCAGGTCAGCTGCGAGATCGTGTCCGCCGAGGTGGCGGGCGAGGAGTCCAACCCGAGCGTCGAGCTGCTCGCCATGTGGCTCGCCGACCGGCTCCATGTGCACGTCCGGCGCGCGGTCTCGGCCGGCCCCGGTCTGACCCAGGTGCGAATGGAGACCACCGGCGGCCCGATCACGCTGCACCGGTCGGACGGGGCGATGGCCACCCTGGCGCTGCCCGGCCAGCCCGACCGGGCGGTGGCGCTCAAGCGCCGGGAGACGTCGGAGCTGCTCGCGGAGGAGCTGCGCAGGCTCGACCCCGACGACACGTACGCGTCCGCCCTGCGGTTCGGCGTGGACCGGCTGGGCGGCCTGCAGTCGGCCGCCGAGCGGGTGGCGGAGCGGGCCGAGGCGGCCTCCCAGCCCCCGCCGTCCCTGCCGGTCCGCGCCGTGGCGGAACCGGCTGCCGCCGGCCGTGACTCCGGCCCGGCCGCCCCTGCCGCGCCGGCCACCGCCTCACCGGGCTCCGGTGACGGCGACCGGCCGTCTCCCGCGCAGATGCCCCCGGTCAGGAAGGCGGATCAGCAGTGA
- the pgl gene encoding 6-phosphogluconolactonase: MSTPQLVVHRDKELMAQAAAARLITKIVDAQASRGHASVVLTGGRNGNGLLAALAAAPARDAVDWARLDLWWGDERFLPEGDPERNVTQAREALLDSVPVDPKRVHAMPASDGPDGADVEAAAASYAEELARAAGPENHGTVPSFDVLMLGVGPDTHVASLFPELPAVRETERTVVGVRGAPKPPPTRVTLTLPAIRAAREVWLLAAGEDKAQAAAIALSGAGEIQAPAAGAQGRARTLWLLDSAAASRLPRSLYPPASS; this comes from the coding sequence GTGAGCACGCCCCAGCTGGTCGTCCACCGCGACAAGGAGCTGATGGCGCAGGCCGCGGCGGCCCGGCTGATCACGAAGATCGTGGACGCGCAGGCCTCCCGGGGCCATGCGTCCGTGGTCCTCACCGGCGGCCGCAACGGCAACGGCCTGCTGGCCGCGCTGGCCGCCGCGCCCGCCCGCGACGCCGTCGACTGGGCGCGGCTCGACCTGTGGTGGGGCGACGAGCGGTTCCTGCCCGAGGGCGACCCGGAGCGCAACGTCACGCAGGCCCGTGAGGCCCTGCTCGACTCCGTCCCGGTGGACCCGAAGCGTGTGCACGCCATGCCCGCGTCGGACGGTCCCGACGGCGCCGACGTGGAGGCGGCCGCGGCGTCCTACGCCGAGGAACTGGCCCGCGCGGCCGGTCCCGAGAACCACGGCACGGTCCCGTCCTTCGACGTGCTGATGCTGGGCGTCGGCCCGGACACCCATGTGGCCTCGCTCTTCCCGGAGCTGCCGGCCGTGCGGGAGACCGAGCGCACGGTGGTCGGCGTCCGCGGCGCGCCCAAGCCCCCGCCGACCCGCGTCACGCTCACCCTCCCGGCGATCCGGGCGGCCCGTGAGGTGTGGCTGCTCGCGGCCGGCGAGGACAAGGCGCAGGCCGCGGCGATCGCCCTGTCCGGAGCGGGCGAGATCCAGGCCCCGGCCGCGGGAGCCCAGGGACGCGCCCGCACCCTGTGGCTGCTGGACTCGGCGGCGGCCTCGCGGCTGCCGAGGTCGCTGTATCCGCCGGCTTCGTCGTAA
- the pgi gene encoding glucose-6-phosphate isomerase, which translates to MNADGRTRLNQTPEWTALAEHREELGEVRLRELFAADPDRGAGHTLQVGDLHIDYSKHLVTDETLRLLRELAAAVDVFGLRDAMFRGERINTTEDRAVLHTALRAPRDAVIEVDGENVVPAVHAVLDKMAGFAERVRSGEWTGHTGRRIRNVVNIGIGGSDLGPAMAYEALRSYTDRDLTVRFVSNVDGADLHEAVRDLDPAETLFIVASKTFTTIETITNATSARSWLLDGLGGDEKAVAQHFVALSTNAGKVAGFGIDTANMFEFWDWVGGRYSYDSAIGLSLMIAIGPDRFREMLDGFHLVDEHFRTAPAESNVPLLLGLLGVWYGNFHDAQSHAVLPYSHYLSKFAAYLQQLDMESNGKHVGRDGTEVDWQTGPVVWGTPGTNGQHAYYQLIHQGTKLIPADFIGFARPVDELSGELASQHDLLMANFFAQTQALAFGKTPEEVRAEGVPEELVAHKTFKGDHPTTTILAKELTPSVLGQLVALYEHKVFVQGAVWNIDSFDQWGVELGKVLAKRVEPALTEGADVAGLDGSTRALVATYRELRGRQ; encoded by the coding sequence ATGAACGCAGACGGCCGTACGAGGCTGAACCAGACGCCCGAGTGGACCGCTCTGGCCGAACACCGCGAGGAACTCGGCGAGGTGCGGCTGCGCGAGCTGTTCGCCGCCGACCCCGACCGCGGCGCCGGTCACACCCTGCAGGTCGGCGACCTGCACATCGACTACTCCAAGCACCTCGTCACGGACGAGACACTGCGACTGTTGCGTGAGCTGGCCGCGGCGGTCGACGTGTTCGGGCTGCGGGACGCCATGTTCCGCGGCGAGCGGATCAACACCACCGAGGACCGCGCGGTGCTGCACACCGCCCTGCGCGCCCCGCGCGACGCGGTGATCGAGGTCGACGGGGAGAACGTCGTCCCCGCCGTGCACGCCGTCCTCGACAAGATGGCCGGCTTCGCCGAGCGGGTGCGCTCCGGAGAGTGGACCGGCCACACCGGCCGGCGCATCCGCAACGTCGTCAACATCGGCATCGGCGGCTCCGACCTGGGCCCGGCGATGGCCTACGAGGCGCTGCGCAGTTACACCGACCGCGACCTCACGGTCCGCTTCGTGTCCAACGTGGACGGCGCGGACCTGCACGAGGCGGTCCGCGACCTGGACCCGGCGGAGACGCTGTTCATCGTCGCGTCGAAGACCTTCACCACCATCGAGACGATCACCAACGCCACCTCGGCCCGCTCCTGGCTCCTCGACGGACTGGGCGGCGACGAGAAGGCGGTCGCCCAGCACTTCGTCGCCCTGTCGACGAACGCCGGGAAGGTCGCCGGCTTCGGCATCGACACGGCCAACATGTTCGAGTTCTGGGACTGGGTCGGCGGCCGCTACTCCTACGACTCGGCGATCGGCCTGTCGCTGATGATCGCCATCGGCCCGGACCGCTTCCGTGAGATGCTCGACGGCTTCCACCTCGTCGACGAGCACTTCCGCACCGCGCCCGCCGAGTCCAACGTCCCGCTGCTGTTGGGGCTGCTGGGCGTGTGGTACGGCAACTTCCACGACGCGCAGTCGCACGCCGTGCTGCCGTACAGCCACTACCTGTCGAAGTTCGCCGCCTATCTCCAGCAGCTGGACATGGAGTCCAACGGCAAGCACGTCGGCCGCGACGGCACGGAGGTGGACTGGCAGACCGGCCCCGTCGTCTGGGGCACGCCGGGCACCAACGGGCAGCACGCCTACTACCAGTTGATCCACCAGGGCACGAAGCTCATCCCGGCCGACTTCATCGGCTTCGCCCGGCCGGTCGACGAGCTCAGCGGCGAACTCGCCTCCCAGCACGACCTGTTGATGGCGAACTTCTTCGCGCAGACGCAGGCGCTGGCCTTCGGCAAGACGCCCGAGGAGGTCCGCGCGGAAGGAGTGCCGGAGGAACTGGTGGCGCACAAGACGTTCAAGGGCGACCACCCCACCACGACCATCCTGGCGAAGGAACTCACTCCGTCCGTCCTCGGCCAGCTCGTCGCCCTCTACGAGCACAAGGTGTTCGTGCAGGGCGCGGTGTGGAACATCGACTCCTTCGACCAGTGGGGCGTGGAGCTCGGCAAGGTCCTCGCCAAGCGCGTGGAGCCCGCCCTCACCGAAGGCGCCGACGTCGCCGGTCTGGACGGGTCCACCCGGGCCCTCGTCGCCACGTACCGGGAGCTGCGCGGCCGGCAGTGA
- a CDS encoding RNA polymerase-binding protein RbpA, protein MASGNAIRGSRVGAGPMGEAERGESAPRLRISFWCSNGHETVPSFASDAQVPETWDCPRCGFPAGQDRDNPPDPPRTEPYKTHLAYVRERRSDADGEAILAEALAKLRGEI, encoded by the coding sequence GTGGCAAGTGGCAACGCGATCCGAGGTAGCCGGGTCGGGGCGGGGCCGATGGGCGAGGCCGAGCGGGGCGAGTCCGCGCCCCGTCTGCGCATCTCCTTCTGGTGCTCCAACGGACACGAGACGGTGCCCAGCTTCGCCAGCGACGCGCAGGTTCCCGAGACCTGGGACTGCCCGCGCTGCGGCTTTCCCGCCGGGCAGGACCGGGACAACCCCCCGGACCCCCCGCGCACCGAGCCCTACAAGACGCACCTCGCCTATGTGCGGGAGCGGCGCAGCGACGCGGACGGCGAGGCGATCCTCGCCGAGGCGCTCGCCAAACTGCGGGGCGAGATCTAG
- the secG gene encoding preprotein translocase subunit SecG, translating to MVLGFSIALIVFSLLLMLLVLMHKGKGGGLSDMFGGGMQSSVGGSSVAERNLDRITVVVGTLWFASIIVLGILMKTNN from the coding sequence GTGGTTTTGGGGTTCTCGATCGCCCTGATCGTCTTCAGCCTGCTGCTGATGCTGCTGGTGCTGATGCACAAGGGGAAGGGCGGCGGCCTCTCCGACATGTTCGGCGGTGGCATGCAGTCCTCCGTCGGCGGTTCCTCGGTCGCCGAGCGCAACCTCGACCGCATCACCGTCGTGGTCGGGACGCTGTGGTTCGCCTCCATCATCGTCCTCGGCATCCTGATGAAGACGAACAACTGA
- the tpiA gene encoding triose-phosphate isomerase — protein MTTRTPLMAGNWKMNLNHLEAIAHVQKLAFALADKDYEAVEVAVLPPFTDLRSVQTLVDGDKLKIKYGAQDISAQDSGAYTGEISGAMLAKLKCTFVAIGHSERRQYHDETDELVNAKVKAAYKHGLTPILCVGEELDVREAGNHVAHTLAQVEGGLKDLPAEQAESVVIAYEPVWAIGTGKVCGAEDAQEVCAAVRAKIAELYTQELADKVRIQYGGSVKSGNVAEIMAQADIDGALVGGASLDADEFVKIVRFRDQ, from the coding sequence ATGACCACTCGTACGCCGCTGATGGCGGGCAACTGGAAGATGAACCTCAACCACCTCGAGGCCATCGCGCACGTCCAGAAGCTCGCCTTCGCCCTGGCCGACAAGGACTACGAGGCCGTCGAGGTCGCCGTCCTGCCGCCCTTCACCGACCTGCGCTCCGTGCAGACCCTGGTCGACGGTGACAAGCTCAAGATCAAGTACGGCGCCCAGGACATCTCGGCGCAGGACTCCGGCGCCTACACCGGCGAGATCTCCGGTGCGATGCTCGCCAAGCTGAAGTGCACGTTCGTGGCGATCGGCCACTCCGAGCGCCGGCAGTACCACGACGAGACCGACGAGCTGGTGAACGCCAAGGTCAAGGCCGCCTACAAGCACGGCCTGACCCCCATCCTGTGCGTCGGCGAGGAGCTGGACGTCCGCGAGGCGGGCAACCACGTCGCCCACACCCTCGCCCAGGTCGAGGGCGGTCTGAAGGACCTACCGGCCGAGCAGGCCGAGTCCGTCGTGATCGCCTACGAGCCCGTGTGGGCCATCGGCACCGGCAAGGTCTGCGGCGCCGAGGACGCGCAGGAGGTCTGCGCCGCCGTCCGCGCCAAGATCGCCGAGCTCTACACCCAGGAGCTGGCCGACAAGGTCCGCATCCAGTACGGCGGCTCCGTCAAGTCCGGCAACGTCGCCGAGATCATGGCGCAGGCCGACATCGACGGCGCGCTGGTCGGCGGCGCCTCGCTGGACGCGGACGAGTTCGTCAAGATCGTGCGCTTCCGCGACCAGTGA